Proteins from one Mixophyes fleayi isolate aMixFle1 chromosome 9, aMixFle1.hap1, whole genome shotgun sequence genomic window:
- the LOC142101991 gene encoding major histocompatibility complex class I-related protein 1-like isoform X2, translating into MYLDDVKIMAYSSDTHRIQPMFPWLEKHVRAEHWEMHNMFGQRHEIENQQHANLIQDLFNMSHGRSNSYTYQIKWSCHLHEVGLITGSKEFGFDGQVLITFDKDLMMFIPVSQKAELVTQIWNHQQVWIQRTKACIETDCPEWISDYLRHGEEEWERKVPPEVKIISRQSDRVTKLHCWVYGFYPRAVDVKWMKNETDEVTSDEDKQILPNPDRTYQTRVTIEVPAGEEERYSCHVDHSSLEKTLVVKLDTALTDTYLYLSISGVVTLICMAVLGVFIHRRYTSQRRQTGI; encoded by the exons ATGTATCTGGATGATGTAAAGATCATGGCCTACAGCAGTGACACGCACCGTATACAGCCCATGTTCCCGTGGCTGGAGAAGCATGTTAGGGCAGAGCACTGGGAAATGCATAACATGTTTGGACAACGCCATGAGATTGAAAACCAGCAGCATGCAAACCTCATACAGGATCTTTTCAACATGTCACATG gACGATCAAACTCTTACACATACCAGATAAAATGGTCCTGTCATCTGCATGAAGTTGGCTTGATTACTGGCTCCAAAGAGTTTGGTTTTGACGGACAGGTCTTGATTACTTTTGACAAGGATCTGATGATGTTCATACCGGTGTCACAGAAAGCAGAGCTGGTAACCCAGATATGGAACCATCAGCAGGTTTGGATTCAGAGGACCAAGGCTTGTATTGAGACAGATTGTCCTGAGTGGATAAGTGATTACTTGAGACATGGTGAAGAAGAATGggagagaaaag TTCCCCCAGAGGTGAAGATTATCAGTCGCCAGTCAGATAGGGTCACAAAGCTTCACTGTTGGGTTTACGGGTTTTACCCCCGAGCTGTAGATGTAAAGTGGATGAAGAACGAGACAGACGAGGTTACCTCAGATGAGGACAAACAGATCCTCCCCAATCCTGACCGCACCTATCAGACCAGGGTCACCATAGAAGTGCCAGCCGGGGAGGAGGAGCGTTACTCCTGTCATGTGGATCACAGCAGCCTGGAGAAGACACTTGTTGTAAAGTTAG ATACAGCGCTCACAGACACCTATCTGTACCTGTCAATCAGTGGCGTTGTTACTCTTATCTGCATGGCTGTGCTGGGAGTATTTATTCACAGG AGATATACAAGTCAGAGGCGACAGACTGGTATCTGA
- the LOC142101991 gene encoding major histocompatibility complex class I-related protein 1-like isoform X1: MLSMEKLRGTVWCTVTRLIYFLILRLHMTCSSGRHTLIYYSTTVPAPSPGLPVYAYDMYLDDVKIMAYSSDTHRIQPMFPWLEKHVRAEHWEMHNMFGQRHEIENQQHANLIQDLFNMSHGRSNSYTYQIKWSCHLHEVGLITGSKEFGFDGQVLITFDKDLMMFIPVSQKAELVTQIWNHQQVWIQRTKACIETDCPEWISDYLRHGEEEWERKVPPEVKIISRQSDRVTKLHCWVYGFYPRAVDVKWMKNETDEVTSDEDKQILPNPDRTYQTRVTIEVPAGEEERYSCHVDHSSLEKTLVVKLDTALTDTYLYLSISGVVTLICMAVLGVFIHRRYTSQRRQTGI; the protein is encoded by the exons GAAGACACACCCTTATATACTATTCTACCACAGTCCCTGCCCCCAGTCCTGGGCTGCCTGTGTATGCATATGATATGTATCTGGATGATGTAAAGATCATGGCCTACAGCAGTGACACGCACCGTATACAGCCCATGTTCCCGTGGCTGGAGAAGCATGTTAGGGCAGAGCACTGGGAAATGCATAACATGTTTGGACAACGCCATGAGATTGAAAACCAGCAGCATGCAAACCTCATACAGGATCTTTTCAACATGTCACATG gACGATCAAACTCTTACACATACCAGATAAAATGGTCCTGTCATCTGCATGAAGTTGGCTTGATTACTGGCTCCAAAGAGTTTGGTTTTGACGGACAGGTCTTGATTACTTTTGACAAGGATCTGATGATGTTCATACCGGTGTCACAGAAAGCAGAGCTGGTAACCCAGATATGGAACCATCAGCAGGTTTGGATTCAGAGGACCAAGGCTTGTATTGAGACAGATTGTCCTGAGTGGATAAGTGATTACTTGAGACATGGTGAAGAAGAATGggagagaaaag TTCCCCCAGAGGTGAAGATTATCAGTCGCCAGTCAGATAGGGTCACAAAGCTTCACTGTTGGGTTTACGGGTTTTACCCCCGAGCTGTAGATGTAAAGTGGATGAAGAACGAGACAGACGAGGTTACCTCAGATGAGGACAAACAGATCCTCCCCAATCCTGACCGCACCTATCAGACCAGGGTCACCATAGAAGTGCCAGCCGGGGAGGAGGAGCGTTACTCCTGTCATGTGGATCACAGCAGCCTGGAGAAGACACTTGTTGTAAAGTTAG ATACAGCGCTCACAGACACCTATCTGTACCTGTCAATCAGTGGCGTTGTTACTCTTATCTGCATGGCTGTGCTGGGAGTATTTATTCACAGG AGATATACAAGTCAGAGGCGACAGACTGGTATCTGA